tttgaacttaTAAACGATTAAAAAATAGGCGATctatcaataattttattagtGTGTAATTCACTCTCTCTATGATAAGTTTTTGAGATATAGAGAGAAATATTAGAGATCCATATTAGGGTTTCTCAACCTTACCATGAGATGAAAGCATACTTAAATACAAAACCTAAAATAAACCCCCCAGTGGACTTTAACAATAAACTTAACTAAATAACATCTAATAATATAGCGTACAACTAttgcatttaattctaaatactTTGACACTTTATAATGtgtgtaaaagaaaaagaaaaaaagtacaatttgaaatttagtaaGTAACATTCTGGATCTACATGTTAATCTATCTCTAACTCTAAATCTTCCATTGTAATAACATTTTTCATCTTTATAATAGTTGTATTATAATTTAATCTCCATACTTTAAATAATTTGTTGTGTGTATAATCTTCCATACTTTAAATAACAGTTGTATTATATTCATACGCTTTATAGGTCTTGTCCAAGTTGTTGAATAAACCTCCTATATGGTTTAGGTTTCATGATTGGTGTGAGCGTGTAGGCCTGACTCATTTGATTTTTGCAGacgatttgatgattttctgtgcAGAGATTCTTTGGAGTTTGTGAGACAGGTCTTAGCAGATTTTGCAGGGCTGTCTAGGTTAGTTGCAAATGTTGGGAAGAGTTCCATATTTGTTGCGGGTGTAGAGTCTGGTGAGGCAGAGGAACTAGCTGTGTTTATAGGTTTCTCTCTTGGTTTGCTACCTGTTAGCTATCTGGGATTACCTTTATTGGTTGGTCAGTTAAGGGTTGTGGATTATGCACCTTTGATACAGAGGATTACAGCTCGTATTAGAAGCTGGGCAGAGCGGTCCCTCTCCTTTGCTGGGAGGTTACAGCTTGTTAGGTCTGTTTTCAGTCCTTTTAGGTGTTTTGGTTAGCTTTTTCGTGTTGTCTGCGTGTGTAACTCATAAGGTTGATCGTCTGTTATGTAGTTATTTATAGAAGGGAGTGCAGTGAGTTGGGGTGGTGCACGGGTGGCGTGGGATGAGGTGTGCTTGTCGTTGGGAGAGGGAGGGGGGGTTGAGTGTGAACCATGTGGCCTCATGGAACCAGACTGCTATTATGAAGCTGCTCTggcttctcttaattaaattGGAATCATTATGAGTGGTGTGGGTGGAGGCGTATGTTTCGCGTGGGCAGTCTTTGTGGGTTGTTCGAAGTGAGGTtgggaggtcttggtgcttgagggTTATCTTGCgaagtagagatagattcaagcatctggTTCGTTTGATGGTCGGCGATGGACAGTCTTGTTTTGTTTGATGAGATCCTTGGCTGCCGGGAGGTGCGATTTTGGATTCATATGGGTCTACGGTGGTTTATGATGCAGGAAGTAGTTTGGAGGCGAGGTTGTCGGAGTTCatggatggtgagggaggttggaggtggcctacAGTGTCTTGAGAGTTACTTGAGATCTGGATCTTATTCAGGCAGTGGGGCCTAGGGTGATGGGGAAggattattggatttaggtgCTAGATGCTAGTGGTCGGTTTTCTATCGATAGTGCATGGAAGAGTTTGCGTCCTCGTCATCCTAGGGTGTCTTGAGCTGGTATTTTGTGGGCGGGGGTGGTATTCCGCGCCACTCATTCTGTGCGTGATTAGCTGTGAGGGACAAGTTGGGTACgcgggattggttgaggagttgggatGTGTTGTCAGAAGGAGGGGGTGTCTTTTATGTGGAAGAGGTGTGGAGTTacgggatcatttattttttaagtgtgggtttgggagagaggtgtggtctaGTGTGTTGCGTAAGTTGGGTTCGTCTCATTGGGTGGCGGGTTGGGATGTCGAGTTAAGTTGGTTGTGCCGAGTGGGGTCGGGTAAGGGGTGCATAGTAAGTTGTTCCATGTATTCTGGTGTGATTCCATCTACTACATCTGATAGGAGTGTAACCGGTGGCTGCATGGAGGTCAACTGAGATCAGTGTCTACCATGTTTCACCTTATGGTTCGTGCTCGAGCTACTTCTTGGcaggttgatcttcttggtcttatctagtgtgtttacggttgtttcttctttttgaacttgctgttgttctttgttttgttattgtccctagtttgtggggttttggtttcttttctcTGACTTTCTCCAAGGTGGTTTGGGGGTTTTGCGTTTATGTTTTGGTTTTGTTCTGGTCTTATCTTGTTGgatttgttttggttttgttaccctgtctttgcttgtgctttgttgctttgatgtcTTGATCCCAGGCCATGGGAtccccttgttgttgtataataatatcacctactctaaaaaaaaaataaacagagATATTTAAATCTCAAATATTTAAGAATATGTTCGgtagagaatttgaaaacataaatttgaaaactagggattcaataaaaatatttcgTGTTTTCATATACGTGTTTGGTAGCAGATTCAAAAACTggtttctaatttaaataattgtttaaactatgattgaaaatatattcgTAAATCATAAGACTTGGAGTTATCCACAAAATATTAATTGACAATAAATtatgattaatttatttatgacattttttatgttaaatttttttgtataattattattctgTAAtactatataatttataatatatttacataatgcatattttatttatcaaataatGAATTAAGTTTATAGCATGACATAttgtaattttaaatgtttttttttatctttattgaatataattctacaccttaaaatttaaaattcaaaatctagatacaatgaaaacataaaaatgttgttcTTATAATTTCTATAGTTTGAATTATAGAATCCGGAAacagttttcaaaaacaaaatccaaattaTCTGCgaactgaaaacataaaacaaaatatggATTATCCACCCAATCGGCCTTGACCCACGAACCATGCTTAATttgggtaaaaaaaaaacaataatatataaataaataattttttcccCGTTTGGAATCTGTTAATTGTGAAGAACTAAGAAGAACATATAAATCCATCCATAAGCTTCcaagaaacaaaaacacaaaagtttgaaaaatatttataaaaattgattcACGGGACATCTTTAATTAATCCCATTAATTTATGCTTCATAGTTGAAAATCTCTCTCTTTTCCCCTTAATTTAAATAGCTTCGTTTAAGTTTAAGAAAATGCAAAACACAAATAATGAAAATTCTAATTTCCTCAACATTTTATGCacttcttctcctttcttcaCCCATCAATGCTCAACAGAGTTACACACCGCACAGCTGCAGCGGCGGCGGGGGCGCCGACGACAATGAACAGACCGGACTCTACTCCTGCAACGGCGGACCAACCTCCTGCCGGGCCTTTCTCATCTTCAAATCCAAACCCCCTTATGATTCCGTACCTTCCATTTCCAATCTCACTTCATCAGACCCAAATCAAATCGCCGTAGCCAATAACGTCACCGTCTTCTCTTCTTTCCCTCTGAACACACCCGTCATCGTTCCGCTTCACTGTTCTTGCGTCGCCCGATTTTACCAGGCCAATGCGTCCTTCGTTCTAGCGCAATCTCATACCTATTACATTGCGGCAACTGAGGTTTACCAGGGCTCTGTATCTTGCGCAGCTCTTAAATTCGCAAATGGGTTTGAAGAATGGGATCTCCGCCCTGGTATGACATTGCTTGTGCCGCTCAGATGCGCTTGCCCCACCAGCAACCAGGCCGGCATTGGGGTCAGGTTTTTAGCTACTTATTTGGTTGCTAATGGCGAAAGGGTTTCTGAAATTGGGGATAGATTCAATGTGAGTAAGAAGAGTGTTCTTGAAGCAAATGGATTTAGTGAAGAAGATGATCCAAATCTATCTCCATTTTCGACCATTTTAGTTCCATTGTCAACTGAACCATCAAGTTCACAAATTAGATTACCATCCTCTTCTACTGCTAATTGGCAGGAAAATGAATCAACAAGAAACATTTGCGTCGATATCGCGAAAGGCACTGGTTTCTTCTTGTTAGTCGTTGCTGTTGTTGGTTGTGCAGTCTTTCTCATTTACAAAACCAGAGCAAAGGGGATGGTTTCTAAGAATGACAAGAACATTATCAGGAAATGGACACCACCCGTGGACCTTCGAGTCGAAATTGCAAGCATGGACCGTGTCATGAAAGTGTTCGGGATAGACGAGATCATGAAAGCCACAAGAAGATTCAGTCCAAAGAACAGAGTAAATGGGTCCGTATTCAGGGGAACTTTTGGCAAGAAGATGAAACTGGCAGTGAAAAGAACCAGAATGAATGCCATTAAAGAAGTTAACATGCTGAAGAAACTCTACCATTTCAATCTAGTGAAGCTTGAGGGTGTTTGTGAAAACCATGGTCGTTTTTACCTTCTTTTTGAGTTCGTGGAAAATGGGTCGCTAAGAGAATGGCTCAACAGAGGCAACAGAAAAGAGAGACAGAGCTGGAGGAAGAGGATACAAATTGCTATTGACGTTGCTAATGGACTTCACTATCTTCACAGCTTCACAGAGCCTGCCTATGTTCATAACAACGTCAACACCAGCAATATTCTTCTCAACAGCAATTTAAGAGCCAAAGTTTCTAACTTTAGTCTGGCAAGAGTAACAGAAAGAGCCACAGCAGCCTGTGTCTTGACCACAAATGTTGTGGGGGCAAAGGGCTACATGGCTCCAGAATACAGGGAGGCAGGGGTTGTAACTCCAAAGATTGATGTCTATGCTTTTGGAGTGGTGGTTTTGGAGCTTGTTACTGGAAAAGAGGCCGTTTGTATGGAAGGGGGAAGACAGGTACTACTTTCTGCAACAATGATTcccaacaatgaagaaaatatagaaGCTCGACTAGCCCGGTTTATCGATTCCAACATTAAAGAAACAGGGAAGATGGAGTTTGCTACACTGATGGTTAAGCTAAGTGCAGCCTGCTTGAACCAAGAACCAGAACTGCGACCGAGCATGGGGGAGGTAGTGTCAACTCTATTAAAGATTCAGGTTCATTTACAGAAGCTACAACCATTACCATTGTTGTATGGCGAGCATCATCAATATGAAGAAAGAACTGAGGCAGAGACAAATGTGGAATTATAAgcattaaattaaatgaatctAATTAACTTAATCTACACAAAGGGGATCCTTCTATGAAATTTGGCCTTAGCTGTAAATATGGAAGGCCAAGAAAAGAactgaattaagaaattaaaagaattgCTATCGATTTAAGGGTACAAGATCTCCAGTTTCAATAAGGAAAGGTCCCAGTCATTTGAATATGATCAAGGGTACTCCGAAGACCGTATTTATGCACAGCCATCTGCCCAGCTCTGAATCCATCTCCATACACTGGAGACATGTCCGACTCTATCTGGTGTTTAAAGAACTCCCcaagttttctttcaaatttagaCATGGTTTTTCTTCTTGATGATGATGTGGGACCAGCGGAGTATGAGGTCGAGGCGACATCGTTGTAATCTTGGCAAGACATGAGCTCGGTACTCAACCACATGTGTGCTAGAACTTGACAGATGCCTTCTTCAACGTCTTGACTGAGAGTTCGAAAACCTTTAAAAACCATGGCATGATTGTCAGGATATCAAATAGAACAGGGACGTAGAGTGTGTTAAGGCATTTTTGGTCTACTACAAATGAAGTAAAACGCACCTTTAAGACGCAACCATGCATGCATCATCTCATGAGCCAAAATCGACCCAGTAAGCAACCTGTGTACGTCGAGAATCTCGGTTACACAAGATACACAAGTACTAATATTACCATAATGTCGTACTCTTATTTAGACATTCTCCTCAAGAATTTTAACAATTCCATTGAAATATGGATAGAAATAACGTACTCTTAAGGTGGTTGGATTAGAATGAGGATGGAGGGCATCGAGATTAACATATTTAATGCTTAAAATTTGTTCAACAAATAAGCAAAACTAAAAAACTGAAATTGAGATTATTACATACCTAGGAAGACCAAACAGAATGAGAATTGCAGTGACCTCACAATGACGTGTTAATTTGTAGGGCTCCGACATCGTGCCCGATACTCGATTTCCCCTTTCATATCTAGGCCGCCTTAAAACCTGTGAGTTTTTAGATGAGTTAAATCTCTGGTTTTTTTGTGCAAGGGAATATTATGCCTTTGGGCTTTGATCAATGAACAACCTGATTCATAGCCCAAAaaatggaggaatggaaatgGAGAGAAGAAATTCTTACGGTGCTAATGGTTTGTTCCTCCGAAAGACACAGTCCTCTTGTCTCGGGGATATGATAGTGGCCCTAACAAGGACGAGCAAAATCAACACAGATTCATAGTAGTGCTTCAACACTGCTTTGCAATTAACAAATGAACAGACAGACAACATCAAACATTACAGCTGAGAAAGGGTTGTTTAGTTACATGTTTTTCTCCCTCTCTTGCTTCGTTTAGTGCTTGCCTTTCGACCAAAAGCAATGGAACGTCCTGCTCTACTTTCATATTCAAACCATCATAAAATTCCTGTATGTCGCGATAAAGAGGTTGGCATTCTTTCGTGTCCATGATTGTAGAGTCGAGACACTCGAGGCAAAGCTTTCGACCATCATGAAGGGGGATATACTTGACCTCTTGGGGCTGGTACATACAAAGCATCCAACATTTGGTCAAGAATTCATGAAAATCGAGATTTTCTTCACGAACTTACAACATGTTCGAGAGGattttgaaatgattaaaatcacttttgacaTGTTCAAAATtactataaattattatttaaaatcaattttgatggtattaaaatgaaatattaaattgatttgaattcaTAAATGACGTTTCGTGACAAAGGTAAACAtaatcattttcaaatcactCTCAAATATGCCTTTGGAGAGAGATGCCACTAACCTCCATTCGTTCGCAACTGCAACATCGAGGAGTGCCATCATATTCATGAGACGGACAGTATTTCTGGATCCAGAAAGGGTGTGCCCTATATTCAATAAGACCAGCAGGATTTGTTGGAATCTGTTCATGAGACACATATCCCAAATCCCAACACCAATTGACTATAAGTAGATATTTGAAGAAAAACATACTCTGTATATGTTAATTTCATTCATAGAAACAACGTCACAACTCAATGTTAAacatgatatttttctttttcgtgcAATGACAATAGAAATCTCTCCAAATTTGACTAAAATACGCAATCGTCAACATGTAGAATGTTCGCTCTTTTCCCAGACAACCTCATGAAATCAGAAAGGCAGTATATGAAAGCACCTCAGTTAAAAGTTAGAGATTATGGACCGGAAAAAGTACTTACAAAATGCTTGCAAACATCACATTTTGGGTGATAATTCTCCTTGTAGCAAGATTTATGGTATGGAAAATTCCCAGAAGTAGAAAACTATAAGGAAGGGCCATGT
This genomic window from Benincasa hispida cultivar B227 chromosome 4, ASM972705v1, whole genome shotgun sequence contains:
- the LOC120076252 gene encoding protein LYK5-like → MKILISSTFYALLLLSSPINAQQSYTPHSCSGGGGADDNEQTGLYSCNGGPTSCRAFLIFKSKPPYDSVPSISNLTSSDPNQIAVANNVTVFSSFPLNTPVIVPLHCSCVARFYQANASFVLAQSHTYYIAATEVYQGSVSCAALKFANGFEEWDLRPGMTLLVPLRCACPTSNQAGIGVRFLATYLVANGERVSEIGDRFNVSKKSVLEANGFSEEDDPNLSPFSTILVPLSTEPSSSQIRLPSSSTANWQENESTRNICVDIAKGTGFFLLVVAVVGCAVFLIYKTRAKGMVSKNDKNIIRKWTPPVDLRVEIASMDRVMKVFGIDEIMKATRRFSPKNRVNGSVFRGTFGKKMKLAVKRTRMNAIKEVNMLKKLYHFNLVKLEGVCENHGRFYLLFEFVENGSLREWLNRGNRKERQSWRKRIQIAIDVANGLHYLHSFTEPAYVHNNVNTSNILLNSNLRAKVSNFSLARVTERATAACVLTTNVVGAKGYMAPEYREAGVVTPKIDVYAFGVVVLELVTGKEAVCMEGGRQVLLSATMIPNNEENIEARLARFIDSNIKETGKMEFATLMVKLSAACLNQEPELRPSMGEVVSTLLKIQVHLQKLQPLPLLYGEHHQYEERTEAETNVEL
- the LOC120076253 gene encoding protein DA1-like, with translation MGWLSKILKVGSGHRITEKNYQTNYEEDPNSHLPSTSEGLWSENENEDIDRAIAISLVEESQKANSVIDRDYQLEEDELLAKAVQESLNLESPPQYTSGNMYQPYLPQYQFGSRICAGCYNEIGYGRYLNCLNAFWHPECFRCRACNLPISDYEFSTSGNFPYHKSCYKENYHPKCDVCKHFIPTNPAGLIEYRAHPFWIQKYCPSHEYDGTPRCCSCERMEPQEVKYIPLHDGRKLCLECLDSTIMDTKECQPLYRDIQEFYDGLNMKVEQDVPLLLVERQALNEAREGEKHGHYHIPETRGLCLSEEQTISTVLRRPRYERGNRVSGTMSEPYKLTRHCEVTAILILFGLPRLLTGSILAHEMMHAWLRLKGFRTLSQDVEEGICQVLAHMWLSTELMSCQDYNDVASTSYSAGPTSSSRRKTMSKFERKLGEFFKHQIESDMSPVYGDGFRAGQMAVHKYGLRSTLDHIQMTGTFPY